The following are encoded in a window of Rubellicoccus peritrichatus genomic DNA:
- the rplL gene encoding 50S ribosomal protein L7/L12, whose product MSDITKDQVIEWLSGQSVLEVAGLVKDLEEKWGVSAAAPVAVAAGPAAGGAAEAVEEKDEFDVILKAPGGNKIAVIKEVRAITGLGLKEAKDLVEGAPKPIKEAVSKDEAKELEEKLKATGAEVEVK is encoded by the coding sequence ATGAGCGATATCACCAAAGATCAAGTAATCGAGTGGCTTTCAGGCCAGTCAGTATTAGAAGTAGCAGGTCTCGTTAAGGACCTGGAAGAAAAGTGGGGCGTTTCTGCCGCTGCTCCTGTGGCTGTTGCCGCTGGTCCAGCTGCTGGCGGAGCTGCTGAAGCTGTAGAAGAAAAAGACGAATTCGACGTCATCCTTAAAGCTCCTGGCGGCAACAAGATTGCTGTCATTAAAGAAGTCCGCGCCATCACTGGCTTGGGTCTCAAGGAAGCCAAGGATCTTGTTGAAGGCGCACCAAAGCCTATCAAGGAAGCCGTCTCCAAGGACGAAGCCAAGGAGCTGGAAGAAAAGCTCAAGGCGACTGGTGCCGAAGTCGAAGTCAAGTAA
- the rplJ gene encoding 50S ribosomal protein L10 — MRPEKQFLVDEVNSHLDKSEYVFLTDFNRLTVTDTADLRGLLAKHDAEFHVVKNSILKVASDKREMQLDASVLGGQTAIVVGGPNPSEVAKVLFKFFKDTEKVEVKTGVLGDKSLTKDEVEALSKLPSLDSLRAQLLSLLSQPATSTVRVLVAGPQDFLNVLQAKVRADGGEA, encoded by the coding sequence ATGAGACCGGAAAAACAATTCCTAGTCGATGAGGTCAATAGTCACCTCGACAAGTCTGAATACGTCTTTTTGACTGATTTCAACCGCCTCACCGTGACGGATACGGCAGATCTTCGTGGTTTGCTGGCCAAGCACGACGCTGAGTTCCACGTTGTCAAAAACAGCATCCTCAAAGTCGCTTCGGATAAGCGCGAAATGCAATTGGATGCCAGCGTATTGGGTGGCCAAACCGCAATCGTCGTTGGCGGGCCTAATCCTTCAGAAGTAGCCAAGGTTCTTTTCAAGTTCTTCAAGGACACTGAAAAGGTCGAGGTGAAGACGGGTGTTCTTGGCGACAAGAGCCTGACCAAGGATGAAGTCGAAGCCTTGTCCAAACTACCAAGCCTGGACTCACTTCGTGCGCAACTTCTCAGTCTTCTCAGCCAGCCTGCAACCTCCACGGTTCGCGTGCTTGTTGCTGGTCCACAAGACTTCCTCAACGTGCTTCAAGCCAAGGTCCGTGCAGACGGGGGCGAGGCGTAA
- the rplA gene encoding 50S ribosomal protein L1 — MSKTSKRMRTALEQVKAEAIYSLQDAVQHLAKFPKAKFDETVELSARLGVDPKQSSQMVRGTVSLPNGSGKEVVVAVFTENADEAKAAGADHVGLADLIAKVQDGWLEFDVAVATPSAMKEVRKVARVLGPRGLMPNPKTGTVTDDIAAAIKEVKAGRVEYKMDKTANLAVVVGKRSFSNEQLEENARSAIGALVKSKPEAFKGGAFIKSLTISGTMTPGLRLDIKQLESN; from the coding sequence ATGTCAAAAACTAGCAAACGCATGCGCACCGCCCTTGAGCAGGTCAAAGCAGAAGCAATTTATTCACTTCAGGACGCAGTTCAGCACCTGGCCAAATTTCCCAAAGCCAAGTTCGACGAAACCGTCGAGTTGTCAGCTCGCCTTGGTGTTGATCCGAAGCAGTCTTCGCAGATGGTTCGTGGCACCGTTTCATTGCCCAACGGTAGTGGTAAGGAAGTGGTTGTCGCAGTTTTCACTGAGAATGCGGATGAGGCAAAAGCAGCAGGCGCAGACCATGTCGGTCTCGCTGACCTCATTGCCAAGGTGCAGGATGGCTGGCTCGAATTCGACGTCGCTGTTGCCACGCCTTCAGCAATGAAGGAAGTCCGTAAAGTCGCCCGTGTCCTCGGACCACGTGGTTTGATGCCTAATCCCAAGACCGGCACAGTCACTGATGACATTGCTGCGGCCATTAAGGAAGTTAAGGCCGGACGTGTTGAGTATAAGATGGACAAGACCGCAAATCTTGCCGTCGTCGTCGGCAAACGTTCTTTCTCCAACGAACAGCTGGAAGAGAATGCCCGTTCCGCTATTGGAGCGCTTGTAAAGTCAAAGCCTGAAGCCTTCAAGGGTGGGGCATTCATTAAGAGTCTGACCATCAGCGGCACCATGACGCCGGGTCTTCGCCTCGATATCAAGCAACTCGAGTCCAACTAA
- the rplK gene encoding 50S ribosomal protein L11 has translation MAKKVVGQIRLQLPAGSANPAPPVGPALGAQGVNIMAFCKEFNAKTKDQAGMILPVVISVYADRSFTFILKSPPAPVLLKKAAGLAKGSGVPNRDKVGKVTKKQVLEIVEIKKNDLNASDPEQAARMIEGTARSMGIEVVD, from the coding sequence ATGGCAAAAAAAGTAGTAGGACAAATCAGGTTACAGTTGCCTGCCGGCTCGGCGAATCCCGCCCCGCCTGTTGGACCCGCGCTCGGTGCGCAGGGCGTCAACATTATGGCATTCTGTAAAGAGTTTAACGCAAAGACCAAAGACCAGGCAGGTATGATTCTGCCTGTGGTTATTTCGGTATACGCCGACCGGTCTTTTACCTTTATTTTGAAGAGCCCGCCCGCTCCGGTTTTGCTTAAAAAAGCAGCTGGATTGGCTAAGGGTTCCGGAGTTCCAAATCGCGACAAGGTTGGTAAAGTGACCAAGAAGCAGGTTCTGGAAATCGTAGAAATCAAAAAGAACGACCTGAACGCCTCGGACCCAGAGCAGGCAGCCCGCATGATTGAGGGAACTGCACGTTCAATGGGCATCGAAGTAGTCGATTAA
- the nusG gene encoding transcription termination/antitermination protein NusG, translating to MSNSPTALTELQWYAVQTLSNQEAKVKRYLDKFIDIEEMGEYVEEVLMPTETVTEVKNGKKYTKERKLYPGYVFIQMRLYDENDKVHQKPWYFVRGVQGIIGFIGGDRPTPLKPEEMTRIKDQVSAAEGIEKPKVEYEVGEEVKINDGPFLNLTGRIDEIDPERGKLKVSVSIFGRFTPVELEYWQVERAEES from the coding sequence ATGTCCAATAGCCCGACAGCCCTTACCGAACTCCAGTGGTATGCCGTTCAAACGCTTTCCAATCAGGAGGCGAAAGTTAAACGCTACCTCGATAAATTTATCGATATCGAGGAGATGGGCGAGTACGTAGAAGAAGTGTTGATGCCGACAGAGACCGTTACCGAGGTCAAGAACGGCAAAAAATACACCAAAGAACGCAAGCTCTATCCAGGTTATGTGTTCATCCAGATGCGCCTCTATGATGAAAACGATAAGGTTCACCAAAAGCCTTGGTATTTCGTTCGCGGCGTTCAGGGAATCATCGGCTTTATCGGTGGAGACCGTCCAACACCTCTGAAGCCAGAGGAAATGACTCGCATTAAGGACCAGGTCAGTGCCGCTGAAGGTATTGAGAAACCCAAGGTCGAATACGAGGTTGGCGAAGAAGTCAAAATCAACGACGGACCATTTCTCAATCTTACCGGCCGGATCGACGAGATCGATCCAGAGCGCGGCAAACTCAAAGTTTCTGTTTCCATCTTTGGCCGGTTTACTCCGGTTGAGCTGGAATACTGGCAAGTAGAAAGAGCGGAAGAGTCCTGA
- the secE gene encoding preprotein translocase subunit SecE, with translation MANPFRKVGIFYGETVQELKKSSWPNRKELRDMTIVTIVAIIALGVFITVSDFALFNVVDLFTSLVRPDTAL, from the coding sequence ATGGCTAATCCATTCCGCAAAGTTGGCATTTTTTACGGCGAAACTGTTCAGGAGCTGAAAAAATCTTCCTGGCCTAATCGTAAGGAACTCCGCGACATGACCATTGTCACTATCGTGGCCATCATTGCTCTCGGAGTTTTTATTACCGTATCAGACTTTGCGCTTTTCAATGTGGTTGACCTTTTCACCTCGTTGGTTCGCCCGGATACAGCCCTCTGA
- the tuf gene encoding elongation factor Tu, with the protein MAKETYERTKPHVNVGTIGHIDHGKTTTTTAILKVQSDKGLAEFKSYKDIAKGGTVRDETKTVTIAVAHVEYETANRHYAHVDCPGHADFVKNMITGAAQMDGAILVVSAADGPMPQTREHILLARQVNVPNIVVWLNKVDLLDDEELLELVEMEVRDLLSKYQYDGDNITIVRGSATAALEGKPEGAEAIGKLMDAIDADIAEPERDIDKPFLMSVEDVFSITGRGTVATGRIERGIIKVGEEVEIVGLRDTQKTTVTGVEMFRKLLDQGQAGDNVGLLLRGIDKEAVERGQVLAKPGSITPHAKAKAEIYVLTKDEGGRHTPFFKGYRPQFFFGTADVTGVVNLPEGVEMVMPGDNLSIELELGKSVAMEEGKRFAIREGGRTIGAGRITGVIE; encoded by the coding sequence ATGGCTAAAGAAACGTACGAACGCACAAAACCACACGTCAACGTGGGAACCATTGGTCACATTGATCACGGTAAAACTACGACGACCACTGCAATCCTGAAGGTCCAGTCAGACAAGGGCCTGGCTGAATTCAAAAGCTACAAGGATATCGCCAAGGGTGGTACGGTCCGCGATGAAACCAAAACGGTTACTATCGCAGTTGCACACGTTGAGTATGAGACTGCAAATCGTCACTATGCTCACGTTGACTGCCCAGGTCACGCTGACTTCGTTAAGAACATGATCACCGGTGCTGCCCAGATGGACGGCGCAATTCTGGTGGTTTCTGCTGCTGACGGCCCTATGCCGCAGACTCGCGAGCACATCCTTCTCGCTCGTCAGGTTAACGTTCCTAACATCGTTGTTTGGCTGAACAAGGTTGACCTCCTCGACGACGAAGAGCTCCTCGAGCTCGTCGAAATGGAAGTCCGCGACCTCCTTTCCAAGTACCAGTATGACGGTGACAACATCACCATCGTTCGCGGTTCCGCTACAGCAGCCCTCGAAGGCAAGCCAGAAGGTGCTGAAGCAATTGGCAAGTTGATGGACGCTATCGACGCTGACATCGCTGAGCCAGAGCGCGACATTGACAAGCCTTTCCTTATGTCAGTTGAAGACGTTTTCTCGATCACTGGTCGTGGAACAGTTGCAACTGGTCGTATCGAGCGTGGCATCATCAAGGTTGGTGAAGAAGTTGAGATCGTTGGTCTCCGCGACACACAGAAAACAACCGTTACTGGTGTTGAAATGTTCCGCAAGCTCCTCGACCAAGGTCAGGCTGGTGACAATGTTGGTCTCCTCCTCCGTGGTATTGACAAGGAAGCTGTTGAGCGTGGTCAAGTGCTGGCAAAGCCAGGTTCGATCACTCCTCACGCCAAGGCCAAGGCTGAAATTTACGTCCTGACCAAGGACGAAGGTGGTCGCCACACTCCTTTCTTCAAGGGCTATCGTCCGCAGTTCTTCTTCGGAACAGCTGACGTTACTGGTGTTGTTAATCTTCCAGAAGGTGTCGAAATGGTTATGCCTGGTGACAATCTTTCCATCGAGCTTGAGCTTGGTAAGTCTGTCGCTATGGAAGAAGGCAAGCGTTTCGCGATCCGCGAAGGTGGCCGCACCATCGGTGCAGGTCGTATCACCGGAGTTATCGAGTAA
- a CDS encoding helix-turn-helix domain-containing protein, with the protein MKDGMDALLAASEALSEPESFQIGVDEAECIQARNLIVFLRRTQEDLQQQHFNNRSHHRNVLLFVLKTGGSINLDGASIPLVPGEALLVQPYQFHHYVELASRDLRWLFFTFDLQEGASRLSELSHRRLRPSKDCLSVFGEIVQLWQSPELGERKAHLLALLNLGLTLLAETTKASSVKSISGKSISSADQWLARVRASLQESAIDGRSVAEVASEAGVSERHLRNRFQQATGVTIRAYKANYQLHRTISLMRDTDLTLGQISELSGFQSVQAFSRFMRRETGQSARDYRRKLLE; encoded by the coding sequence ATGAAAGATGGTATGGATGCGTTGCTTGCTGCTTCAGAGGCTTTGTCTGAGCCGGAAAGCTTCCAAATAGGAGTAGATGAAGCTGAGTGCATTCAGGCCAGGAACCTTATTGTATTCCTGCGTCGCACACAGGAGGATCTACAGCAGCAGCATTTCAATAATCGATCTCATCACCGAAATGTTCTTCTATTTGTTCTAAAGACAGGTGGCTCGATCAATCTGGATGGTGCATCGATTCCACTTGTCCCGGGGGAGGCGCTTCTGGTTCAGCCTTATCAATTTCACCACTACGTGGAATTGGCTTCCCGGGATTTGCGCTGGCTCTTTTTTACATTCGATCTTCAAGAAGGGGCATCGCGACTGTCAGAGCTCAGCCATCGGCGCCTAAGGCCGAGCAAGGATTGTCTCAGTGTCTTTGGGGAAATTGTGCAGCTTTGGCAGTCTCCAGAGCTTGGAGAGCGAAAAGCGCACCTTCTTGCGCTACTCAATCTTGGCCTGACCTTGTTGGCCGAAACAACAAAAGCGAGCTCAGTGAAGTCAATTTCCGGGAAAAGTATTTCCTCAGCGGACCAATGGCTGGCCAGGGTCAGGGCTTCATTGCAGGAGTCCGCGATTGACGGGCGCTCTGTCGCAGAGGTTGCATCGGAGGCTGGAGTATCTGAGCGCCACTTGCGGAATCGCTTTCAACAGGCGACCGGGGTGACAATTCGTGCTTACAAGGCCAACTATCAACTGCACCGAACCATTTCCTTGATGCGCGATACGGATCTCACGCTTGGGCAAATCTCTGAATTGAGCGGTTTTCAGTCCGTTCAGGCATTCAGTCGCTTTATGCGTCGCGAAACGGGGCAGTCTGCCCGTGATTATCGCCGAAAGTTGCTGGAGTAG
- the nagB gene encoding glucosamine-6-phosphate deaminase, producing the protein MKHFDISESSQRERIQTVIYDGAEGASMAVANEIRDIIKERQKSGKNAVLGLATGSTPVRLYRELIRMHRDEGLSFANVITFNLDEYYGLSGDHPESYRRFMQDQLFDHVDIPEANTHVPDGLVAREEVFASCSAYEEAINAAGGIDIQILGIGRTGHIGFNEPGSGPDSRTRLVTLDSLTRRDAARDFLGEQNVPRHAITMGVGTILDAKKVFLLAWGEAKAEVIAQAVEETPTDIIPASFLQSHANCVFNVDRSAASQLTRVLHPWLVGPVEWSAPMTRKAVQWLARKVNKPLLKLVDEDYSENGMGDLLTEKGSSYDLNINLFNITQHTITGWPGGKPGADDSHRPERATPHPKRSLILSPEPLDDVFCLGGTMHRLANQGHEVTIAYQTSGNLAVPDTEVRRAIELIIELGEERQADTEAKFARTVEKHLDAKGQFGADTAEVRHLKGLIRRSEARSSARLLGLDISHLSFLDLPFYENGRYRRFSMTAEDVSIMKALLEKIQPHQIFATGLGHDPLSVPAISFEVLREALKQCEGSDWLKECNIWLYRGLGTEWEAHEIDMAVPLSPDELKNKIQGIYQHQTQRSQSPSSSQKGPSDAWNLAEQVNRNTAEIYDALGLAEYEAIEGFKLWNA; encoded by the coding sequence ATGAAACATTTTGACATCTCAGAAAGCAGCCAGCGGGAACGCATTCAAACCGTTATATATGATGGCGCGGAAGGAGCCTCAATGGCGGTGGCCAATGAAATTCGCGACATAATTAAAGAACGCCAGAAGTCCGGTAAAAATGCCGTTCTTGGACTCGCCACCGGCTCAACTCCGGTTCGACTCTATCGCGAATTAATCAGAATGCACCGGGATGAGGGGCTCTCGTTCGCCAACGTCATCACCTTCAACCTCGACGAATACTACGGCCTCTCTGGCGACCATCCTGAGAGTTATCGTCGTTTCATGCAGGATCAGCTCTTCGACCATGTTGACATCCCTGAAGCAAATACCCATGTGCCCGACGGATTGGTCGCGCGGGAAGAGGTCTTCGCATCCTGCTCAGCTTATGAGGAAGCAATCAATGCAGCAGGAGGTATCGACATCCAGATTCTCGGGATTGGTCGCACAGGCCACATCGGTTTCAACGAACCCGGCTCCGGACCGGACTCGCGAACCCGCCTCGTCACACTCGACAGCCTGACTCGACGTGACGCCGCTCGTGACTTCCTCGGCGAACAGAATGTCCCGCGCCACGCTATCACGATGGGAGTCGGTACGATCCTCGATGCGAAAAAGGTCTTCCTCCTCGCCTGGGGCGAAGCCAAAGCGGAAGTCATTGCTCAGGCGGTTGAAGAAACACCGACGGACATCATCCCGGCAAGCTTTCTCCAGTCGCATGCAAACTGTGTCTTCAATGTCGATCGATCCGCTGCCAGCCAACTGACACGTGTGCTCCATCCCTGGCTGGTCGGCCCGGTCGAATGGTCAGCACCGATGACCCGCAAGGCCGTCCAATGGCTTGCCCGCAAAGTCAATAAACCTCTGCTCAAACTCGTCGATGAGGATTACAGTGAGAATGGCATGGGCGATCTATTGACTGAGAAAGGCTCATCCTACGACCTCAACATCAATCTCTTTAATATTACCCAGCACACCATCACTGGCTGGCCGGGAGGCAAACCCGGCGCCGACGACAGTCATCGCCCGGAGCGGGCAACGCCCCATCCCAAACGTTCGCTCATCCTAAGTCCTGAACCATTGGACGATGTGTTCTGCCTCGGAGGCACCATGCACCGTCTGGCAAACCAAGGCCACGAAGTGACAATTGCCTATCAGACTTCAGGGAACCTGGCAGTGCCCGATACCGAAGTGCGCCGTGCGATTGAGCTCATCATCGAACTCGGCGAAGAACGTCAGGCAGACACCGAGGCTAAGTTCGCCCGTACGGTTGAAAAGCATCTCGACGCCAAAGGCCAGTTCGGAGCAGACACCGCCGAGGTTCGTCACCTCAAAGGGCTGATACGCCGAAGCGAAGCACGATCCTCCGCCCGCCTGCTTGGCCTAGATATCAGTCATTTAAGCTTTCTCGATCTACCTTTCTACGAAAACGGACGTTACCGCCGCTTCTCCATGACTGCCGAAGATGTCTCCATCATGAAAGCACTGCTGGAAAAGATTCAGCCGCACCAGATCTTTGCAACCGGACTTGGCCACGATCCGCTTTCCGTTCCGGCAATCAGTTTCGAAGTCCTACGTGAGGCCCTCAAACAATGCGAAGGCTCGGACTGGCTCAAAGAGTGCAACATCTGGTTGTATCGCGGTTTAGGTACAGAATGGGAGGCACATGAAATCGACATGGCCGTCCCTCTCTCACCAGATGAATTGAAAAACAAAATCCAGGGCATTTACCAGCACCAGACTCAGCGTAGCCAATCGCCCTCCTCTTCACAAAAAGGGCCAAGCGACGCCTGGAATCTTGCCGAACAAGTCAACCGTAACACCGCAGAAATCTACGATGCCCTCGGCCTCGCAGAATACGAAGCGATCGAGGGATTCAAACTTTGGAATGCATAG
- a CDS encoding ROK family protein has translation MKISPQFTPKLDPGFVPAALWNRAYAKAVARTPDSRDVTLAIRRPDATCWHHHTKLLPHKPEFTIDNWRYTERLAKFLLWALGGNELYVAGAPELAEQLSAYYATSDLGCFDHNFLGDTVFGKTFEVIACSREALPKESKIAKELGRNLDGYRIGFDLGGSDRKCAALINGEVVHSEEIKWAPYFEKEPYYHVAGIRDTLERAAKHLPRVDAIGGSAAGIYIDNEVRVASLFRGIEKDDFEKSVRPIFKELAKEWNVPMDIANDGDVTALAGAISLNENGVLGISMGTSLAAGYIDEHGHITGAINELAFAPVDYREDAPADEWSGDRGCGVQYFSQQAVGRLIPNSGIEVPADLALPEKLEIVQEKMIRGDERAAAIYETIGTYFGYSIAHYAEHYTFKHLLVLGRVSSGAGGEIINEQAKQVLKSEFPELAEKIKLQTPDEKMKRHGQAVAAASLPPIPVRQKVY, from the coding sequence ATGAAGATCAGCCCACAATTTACACCGAAACTCGATCCTGGATTCGTTCCTGCAGCACTCTGGAATCGCGCTTACGCCAAAGCAGTCGCCAGAACACCCGACTCACGTGATGTAACACTCGCAATACGCCGACCAGATGCAACTTGCTGGCATCACCATACAAAGCTGCTTCCCCATAAACCTGAATTCACTATTGATAACTGGCGTTACACGGAACGCCTCGCAAAGTTCCTCCTCTGGGCGCTGGGCGGCAACGAACTCTATGTTGCCGGCGCGCCCGAACTCGCTGAGCAGTTATCGGCTTATTATGCAACTTCCGACCTGGGGTGCTTTGACCATAACTTCCTCGGCGACACCGTTTTTGGGAAAACATTCGAGGTTATCGCCTGCAGCAGGGAGGCCTTACCCAAGGAAAGCAAAATTGCGAAAGAGCTCGGGCGCAATCTTGACGGTTATCGAATCGGCTTTGATCTCGGTGGCAGTGACCGCAAATGCGCAGCACTTATTAACGGCGAGGTCGTCCACTCGGAAGAAATCAAATGGGCTCCTTACTTTGAGAAAGAACCTTATTATCACGTTGCCGGCATTCGTGATACTCTGGAACGTGCTGCCAAACATTTGCCGCGGGTCGATGCCATCGGCGGAAGTGCTGCCGGTATTTATATTGATAACGAAGTCCGCGTCGCTTCCCTTTTTCGTGGCATTGAAAAGGATGACTTCGAGAAATCAGTCCGTCCTATTTTCAAGGAGCTGGCCAAAGAGTGGAATGTCCCAATGGATATTGCCAACGATGGCGATGTTACCGCTCTGGCCGGTGCAATATCACTGAACGAAAACGGTGTTCTCGGTATCTCGATGGGCACCAGTCTGGCCGCAGGTTACATTGATGAGCATGGACACATAACCGGCGCCATCAACGAACTCGCTTTTGCCCCGGTTGACTACCGTGAAGACGCACCCGCCGATGAGTGGAGCGGCGACCGTGGTTGTGGTGTGCAATATTTCTCTCAGCAAGCAGTAGGCCGCCTGATTCCAAACTCAGGAATCGAAGTACCCGCTGACCTTGCCTTGCCTGAAAAACTTGAAATTGTTCAGGAGAAAATGATACGTGGAGATGAACGCGCTGCAGCCATCTACGAAACGATCGGCACCTACTTCGGCTACTCCATCGCGCACTATGCTGAGCACTACACTTTCAAACACCTGCTCGTCCTTGGCCGCGTTTCCTCAGGAGCCGGTGGCGAAATCATCAATGAGCAGGCCAAACAGGTTCTCAAAAGCGAATTCCCAGAACTGGCCGAGAAAATAAAATTGCAGACACCAGACGAAAAAATGAAGCGTCATGGTCAGGCAGTCGCCGCCGCCAGTCTTCCACCAATCCCTGTAAGACAAAAAGTATATTGA
- a CDS encoding PIG-L family deacetylase, with translation MKLSQPNHDICIPDEDTSSNAFSRTTHLGIGAHQDDLEFMALHGILECFQKNDKWFGGITCTDGAGSSRTGPYADFTDEEMKQIRVGEQRTAAQIGKFSFMAQLGYASSFTKSPDGRKGLVDDIFSILEASAPDVIYTHNPADKHATHIGVFLATLEAIRRLPQDKRPGKLLGCEVWRGLDWLPDSRKVILDVSARPNLTAALNGVFDSQIAGGKRYDLAIVGRRRANATMLDAHAVDDVTEVTYAIDLTELIKDESIDPLAFISEVYNEFVEEATVQFKAVS, from the coding sequence ATGAAATTATCACAGCCCAACCACGACATTTGCATTCCGGACGAAGACACATCGAGCAATGCATTCTCACGGACCACGCACCTTGGCATTGGTGCGCATCAGGATGATCTCGAATTCATGGCGCTCCACGGCATTCTGGAGTGTTTCCAGAAAAACGATAAATGGTTCGGCGGGATAACCTGCACCGATGGAGCAGGAAGTTCACGTACGGGTCCTTACGCTGATTTCACCGATGAAGAAATGAAGCAAATCCGGGTGGGCGAACAACGCACTGCGGCGCAGATTGGCAAATTCTCATTCATGGCCCAACTCGGTTACGCAAGCTCGTTTACCAAATCTCCCGATGGACGCAAGGGCCTCGTCGATGACATTTTCAGCATCCTCGAAGCCTCCGCCCCGGATGTCATTTACACTCACAACCCAGCCGACAAACATGCCACGCATATCGGTGTTTTCCTCGCTACTCTTGAAGCCATACGCAGGCTCCCCCAAGACAAACGCCCAGGCAAACTTCTCGGCTGCGAAGTCTGGCGCGGGCTCGATTGGCTGCCGGACAGCAGAAAGGTCATTCTCGACGTCAGCGCCCGTCCCAACCTGACCGCTGCCCTCAACGGCGTCTTTGATTCACAGATTGCCGGAGGCAAACGCTACGACCTCGCTATCGTTGGACGGCGAAGAGCAAACGCCACCATGCTTGACGCACACGCCGTCGACGACGTAACGGAGGTCACCTACGCAATCGATCTGACCGAACTGATAAAAGACGAAAGCATCGATCCTCTCGCCTTCATCTCCGAGGTCTACAATGAGTTCGTCGAAGAAGCGACCGTGCAATTCAAAGCGGTGAGTTAA
- a CDS encoding NfeD family protein: MLVLFLIYIAVGFISTLYFVYESDKKGETSPFLIFGGDVWGMLAWFALWPVFVIVAKAELAMPTEKKKEVQQAKKKTTIGERGVTETQMLPAGKVKVNGQVIDAYSLSGALESGEQVEIVSKEMSHYKVKRVK, from the coding sequence ATGTTAGTTCTTTTCCTTATCTATATCGCTGTCGGTTTTATCTCCACACTTTATTTTGTTTATGAGTCAGATAAGAAAGGTGAGACGTCGCCATTTCTAATATTTGGAGGAGATGTTTGGGGCATGTTGGCTTGGTTTGCCTTGTGGCCTGTTTTTGTAATTGTCGCAAAAGCTGAATTAGCCATGCCGACCGAAAAGAAAAAGGAGGTACAACAGGCGAAGAAAAAGACAACAATTGGAGAACGAGGTGTAACTGAAACACAAATGCTGCCTGCAGGAAAAGTGAAGGTCAATGGTCAGGTCATAGATGCTTACAGTCTCTCTGGAGCTTTGGAATCAGGAGAACAGGTCGAGATTGTTTCCAAAGAAATGAGCCACTATAAGGTTAAGCGAGTAAAGTAG
- a CDS encoding SRPBCC domain-containing protein: protein MQTPQFEIESQMLIRVAVGRAFEAFINPELTTRFWFTKSSGKLIPGAIVTWYWEMFNLSTKVRVLEIIDNKTLMIEWGEPAAKVIWEFESRGVDQTLVKIKTYAEGKGDVLIATAVDLKGGFTMVLAGAKALLEQGVELNLIQDQFPDGPPCGELNVTD from the coding sequence ATGCAAACACCGCAGTTTGAAATTGAATCGCAGATGCTGATAAGGGTTGCAGTTGGCCGAGCATTTGAGGCTTTTATTAATCCCGAGTTGACCACGAGGTTTTGGTTTACCAAGAGTAGTGGTAAGTTAATCCCGGGAGCGATAGTTACTTGGTACTGGGAAATGTTCAACCTCTCGACCAAAGTGAGAGTGTTAGAAATTATAGATAACAAAACGTTAATGATCGAATGGGGGGAGCCTGCTGCCAAGGTGATATGGGAATTTGAGTCGCGTGGTGTGGATCAAACGCTTGTTAAAATAAAAACCTACGCAGAAGGAAAAGGTGATGTGTTGATCGCTACTGCCGTTGATCTCAAAGGAGGTTTCACCATGGTCCTGGCTGGAGCAAAGGCACTATTGGAACAAGGGGTGGAGCTAAATCTAATTCAGGACCAGTTCCCGGATGGACCTCCTTGTGGGGAACTTAACGTGACTGATTAA
- a CDS encoding macro domain-containing protein → MIYSTNINLALTGGVGASLKEKFGVKLQIGLQSSSLGTGRQMAGVGEVIETSFDYMPWKIVFHTIATDEFYYTSPDDVETILKFCIKRCASDERIKKVVTSALGAGYGDLKLSKFIEICDRILSQVDTGALGEFCIVCNDEKEYLKLLEVSENFGQAWSEIGE, encoded by the coding sequence CTGATTTATTCTACGAATATTAATTTGGCTTTGACTGGGGGAGTCGGCGCATCATTGAAAGAAAAATTTGGAGTGAAGTTACAGATTGGTCTTCAAAGCAGTTCTCTTGGAACTGGCAGGCAGATGGCTGGTGTAGGAGAAGTTATTGAGACTTCCTTTGATTATATGCCATGGAAGATTGTATTCCATACAATCGCAACTGATGAATTTTATTACACATCGCCAGATGATGTTGAGACAATTCTGAAGTTTTGTATCAAGCGCTGTGCTTCGGATGAAAGAATAAAGAAAGTTGTTACTAGTGCTTTAGGAGCCGGGTATGGTGATTTGAAGCTATCAAAATTTATTGAAATTTGTGATAGGATTTTATCTCAGGTTGATACTGGGGCCTTGGGTGAATTCTGTATTGTCTGTAATGATGAAAAAGAATATCTAAAGCTTCTTGAGGTATCGGAAAATTTCGGACAAGCTTGGAGCGAAATAGGCGAGTAA